From Halobacterium sp. R2-5, the proteins below share one genomic window:
- a CDS encoding ABC transporter permease, producing the protein MVSKRFIAKRLLLLVPVLFGVATVVFAILHLSPGDPAVAIAGQRASQAFVEQVRTDLGLNDPLWQQYVRFLGDVATFDFGQSYQIQRGTPVSQILADRLPITIELAVLGQLAGLLFGLPLGILSAVKQDTWTDHLTRIGALTGISIPIYWSGPLLILLFAQFLGVLPTSGRIGSAHFIDNVTGLILVDTLLAGDLPAFRSAARHLLLPIVVLGIYQMALISRMMRSSMIEVIRQDYMRTARAKGQGEKITTMKHGLRNAFIPVITIIGIQFGALLGGAVLTETVFEINGIGTLLVSAINQSDYPVVQATVLVFAVMYTLVNLAVDVTYSVLDPRIEQ; encoded by the coding sequence ATGGTCTCAAAGCGGTTCATCGCGAAACGGCTGTTGCTCCTCGTGCCCGTGCTGTTCGGGGTAGCGACCGTCGTGTTCGCGATCCTCCACCTCTCTCCGGGCGACCCGGCCGTCGCCATCGCCGGACAGCGCGCCAGCCAGGCGTTCGTCGAGCAGGTCCGGACGGACCTCGGGCTGAACGACCCGCTCTGGCAGCAGTACGTCCGCTTCCTCGGCGACGTGGCGACGTTCGACTTCGGACAGTCCTACCAGATCCAGCGCGGCACGCCCGTCAGCCAGATTCTCGCTGACAGGCTCCCGATCACCATCGAGCTCGCTGTCCTCGGCCAGCTCGCCGGCCTGCTGTTCGGGCTGCCGCTGGGCATCCTGAGCGCGGTCAAGCAGGACACGTGGACCGACCACCTCACGCGCATCGGCGCGCTCACCGGCATCAGCATCCCCATCTACTGGAGCGGGCCGCTGCTCATCCTGCTGTTCGCGCAGTTCCTCGGCGTCCTCCCGACGAGCGGCCGCATCGGCTCCGCGCACTTCATCGACAACGTCACCGGGCTCATCCTCGTCGACACCCTCCTGGCGGGCGACCTCCCGGCGTTCCGGTCGGCGGCCCGCCACCTCCTGTTGCCCATCGTCGTGCTGGGCATCTACCAGATGGCGCTCATCTCGCGGATGATGCGCTCGTCGATGATCGAGGTCATCCGCCAGGACTACATGCGGACCGCCCGCGCGAAAGGCCAGGGCGAGAAGATCACGACGATGAAACACGGCCTCCGGAACGCGTTCATCCCCGTCATCACCATCATCGGCATCCAGTTCGGGGCGCTGCTCGGAGGCGCCGTCCTCACCGAGACGGTCTTCGAGATTAACGGCATCGGCACGCTGCTCGTCAGCGCCATCAACCAGAGTGACTACCCGGTCGTGCAGGCCACCGTGCTCGTGTTCGCGGTGATGTACACGCTGGTGAACCTCGCCGTCGACGTGACGTACTCCGTCCTCGACCCCCGCATCGAACAATGA
- a CDS encoding ABC transporter permease — translation MSTETETSTVDRGIVERLRASPFLSQLLSNRLAVLGLTLIGGVALLAVYARLAYDLGAITATSFGTNPTEAAPSAQYWFGTDGQARDIFPRVLYGAWYAMLYGTVTVVASTVLGVGLGIIAAYYGDLTDNVIMRTMDVLLSFPSLLLALALVTIFPDELGLWRAVAALTLVYTPRFARVVRGAALKVLEDEYIDATRALGATDPRLLVRHVLPNCLAPITVQSTLNFGLAIIDIAALSFLGFGASPGEPTWGMMLSNGVEYGLFSGAWWWSFFPGLLLALTVLGFNLLGDGMRDALDPRMREAVD, via the coding sequence ATGAGCACCGAAACCGAGACTTCGACCGTCGACCGTGGCATCGTCGAGCGGCTCCGCGCGAGCCCGTTCCTCTCCCAACTACTGTCGAACCGCCTCGCCGTCCTCGGGCTGACGCTCATCGGCGGCGTCGCCCTCCTCGCCGTCTACGCGCGGCTCGCGTACGACCTGGGCGCCATCACGGCGACGAGCTTCGGCACGAACCCGACGGAGGCGGCGCCGAGCGCACAGTACTGGTTCGGTACCGACGGGCAGGCCCGCGACATCTTCCCGCGCGTGCTGTACGGCGCGTGGTACGCCATGCTGTACGGCACCGTCACGGTCGTCGCCTCGACCGTGCTGGGCGTCGGCCTCGGCATCATCGCGGCGTACTACGGCGACCTCACGGACAACGTCATCATGCGCACGATGGACGTGCTGCTGTCGTTCCCGTCGCTCCTGCTCGCGCTCGCGCTCGTCACCATCTTCCCGGACGAACTCGGGCTGTGGCGCGCGGTCGCGGCGCTGACGCTCGTGTACACGCCGCGGTTCGCGCGCGTCGTCCGCGGCGCCGCGCTGAAAGTCCTCGAGGACGAGTACATCGACGCGACGCGCGCGCTCGGCGCGACCGACCCGCGGCTGCTCGTGCGCCACGTGCTCCCGAACTGCCTGGCGCCCATCACCGTCCAGTCGACGCTGAACTTCGGGCTCGCCATCATCGACATCGCGGCGCTGTCGTTCCTCGGGTTCGGCGCCAGCCCCGGCGAGCCGACGTGGGGGATGATGCTGTCGAACGGCGTCGAGTACGGGCTGTTCTCGGGCGCGTGGTGGTGGTCGTTCTTCCCCGGCCTGCTCCTCGCGCTGACCGTCCTCGGGTTCAACCTCCTCGGGGACGGCATGCGGGACGCCCTCGACCCGCGGATGCGGGAAGCCGTTGACTGA
- a CDS encoding dihydroorotase translates to MRVLRNATLADGRERDVRIEDGHIDAVGEDLDGETLVDATDKRLLPGMIDAHVHFRQPGYGHKETWASGSRSAAAGGVTTVVDQPNTDPATVTGAAFDEKAELAAESLVDWGVNGGVTADWNPETLFDRPLFALGEVFLADSTGDMGIDAELFADACRRAAEEDVVVTVHAEDAELFSEEAKERDDADAWSAYRTAEAEEAAVERAVGVGGNVGATIHVAHTSTPEGVDAARAGGATCEVTPHHLFLSREDLDELGTFGRMNPPLRSEARREALFERLADGEVDVVATDHAPHTREEKDASIWDAPSGVPGVETALPLLLQAASEGRLSYERVRDVTAANPAEIFDLPEKGRIEAGRDADLVLVDPDASREIRGGDLHSKCGWTPFEGFEGVFPELTLVRGSVVWDGEEFTDHDGENVRA, encoded by the coding sequence ATGCGAGTACTCCGGAACGCGACGCTGGCGGACGGGCGAGAGCGGGACGTCCGAATCGAGGACGGCCATATCGACGCGGTGGGCGAGGACCTCGACGGGGAGACCCTCGTCGACGCCACAGACAAGCGCCTGCTGCCGGGGATGATAGACGCGCACGTGCACTTCCGGCAGCCGGGGTACGGCCACAAGGAGACGTGGGCGTCGGGGTCGCGGAGCGCGGCGGCGGGCGGCGTCACCACCGTCGTCGACCAGCCGAACACGGACCCGGCGACGGTGACGGGCGCGGCGTTCGACGAGAAGGCGGAGCTCGCCGCCGAGTCGCTCGTGGACTGGGGCGTCAACGGCGGCGTCACCGCGGACTGGAACCCCGAAACGCTGTTCGACCGGCCGCTGTTCGCGCTCGGAGAGGTGTTCCTCGCGGACTCGACGGGCGACATGGGCATCGACGCCGAGTTGTTCGCTGACGCGTGCCGCCGCGCGGCCGAGGAGGACGTCGTGGTCACGGTGCACGCCGAGGACGCGGAGTTGTTCTCTGAGGAGGCGAAGGAGCGCGACGACGCGGACGCCTGGAGCGCGTACCGCACCGCCGAAGCCGAGGAGGCGGCCGTCGAGCGCGCAGTCGGCGTCGGCGGGAACGTCGGCGCGACGATTCACGTCGCGCACACGTCGACGCCCGAGGGCGTGGACGCGGCGCGTGCGGGCGGCGCGACCTGCGAGGTGACGCCCCACCACCTCTTTCTCTCCCGGGAGGACCTCGACGAGCTGGGCACGTTCGGCCGGATGAATCCGCCGCTGCGCAGTGAGGCGCGCCGCGAGGCGCTGTTCGAGCGGCTCGCGGACGGCGAGGTGGACGTCGTCGCGACCGACCACGCGCCGCACACGCGAGAGGAGAAGGACGCGAGCATCTGGGACGCGCCCTCGGGCGTGCCGGGCGTCGAGACTGCGCTCCCGCTGCTGCTCCAGGCCGCCAGTGAGGGGCGGCTGAGCTACGAGCGCGTGCGGGACGTCACCGCCGCGAACCCCGCCGAAATCTTCGACCTGCCCGAGAAGGGTCGCATCGAGGCCGGGCGGGACGCTGACCTCGTGCTCGTCGACCCGGACGCATCCCGGGAGATTCGCGGTGGCGACCTCCACTCGAAGTGCGGGTGGACGCCGTTCGAGGGGTTCGAGGGTGTCTTCCCCGAGCTGACGCTGGTTCGGGGGAGCGTCGTCTGGGACGGCGAAGAGTTCACCGACCACGACGGCGAGAACGTCCGCGCGTAG
- a CDS encoding lipoate--protein ligase family protein, whose product MRVLRGRAEDPEADRAATRDRLDSVGETGEPAVRVWAPGRQLAFGRRDAHGDDYEAAREAAREHGFPPVERSVGGRAVAYTGTTLAFARITPVESVRSGLQERYDAMVADVVDALAAVGVDAHEGEPPDSFCPGEHSVSADGKLAGIAQRVTKDAALTSGVLVVDDRDEIADVLADVYPKLGVPFDPKSVGSVAAAGGDADRIRDELESALVGDADADVERLS is encoded by the coding sequence ATGCGCGTGCTCCGCGGGCGAGCAGAGGATCCGGAGGCCGACCGCGCGGCGACCCGCGACCGCCTCGATTCGGTCGGGGAGACCGGCGAGCCGGCGGTCCGCGTGTGGGCGCCGGGCCGCCAGCTCGCGTTCGGGCGCCGGGACGCCCACGGCGACGACTACGAGGCCGCCAGGGAGGCCGCCCGCGAACACGGTTTCCCGCCCGTCGAGCGCAGCGTCGGCGGCCGCGCGGTCGCGTACACGGGGACGACGCTCGCGTTCGCCAGAATCACGCCGGTCGAGAGCGTTCGCTCGGGCCTGCAAGAGCGCTACGACGCGATGGTCGCGGATGTCGTCGACGCGCTCGCGGCGGTCGGCGTGGACGCCCACGAGGGCGAACCCCCGGACTCGTTCTGCCCGGGAGAGCACTCAGTCTCCGCGGACGGGAAGCTCGCGGGCATCGCCCAGCGCGTGACGAAGGACGCCGCGCTCACGTCGGGGGTACTCGTCGTCGACGACCGCGACGAGATCGCGGACGTGCTCGCGGACGTCTACCCGAAACTCGGGGTGCCGTTCGACCCGAAATCGGTGGGGAGCGTCGCGGCCGCCGGCGGCGACGCCGACAGGATTCGAGACGAATTGGAAAGCGCGCTCGTCGGCGACGCGGACGCCGACGTGGAACGACTGTCCTGA